The Ficedula albicollis isolate OC2 chromosome 24, FicAlb1.5, whole genome shotgun sequence genome contains a region encoding:
- the JAM3 gene encoding junctional adhesion molecule C has protein sequence MCVLIKSQGQAGCRLLAVELTSSNTKPVVQEFQSVELSCIIKSTVTPDPRIEWKKIRDGETSYVFFDNKMQGDFVTRAEILSRTSLVIKNTTRMDTATYRCEVAAPSDTKTIDEINIQLTVQVKPMTPRCSVPKAVPVGKSASLHCHENEGFPKSTYSWYRNSEPLSPDSKSSKSHNSSYTLNPATGTLVFHAVHKGDTGRYSCIATNDAGFAKCEEQEMEVYDLNIGGIIGGVLVVLAVLVLITLGICCAYRRGYFANGKESGESYKTPAKPDGVNYIRTDDEGDFRHKSSFVI, from the exons gctgcagaCTCTTGGCTGTGGAGCTGACATCCAGCAACACCAAGCCTGTGGTGCAGGAATTCCAAA GTGTGGAGCTGTCCTGCATCATTAAATCCACGGTGACGCCAGATCCCAGAATCGAGTGGAAGAAAATCCGAGATGGAGAAACCTCTTACGTGTTTTTTGACAACAAAATGCAGG GAGACTTTGTGACTCGGGCAGAGATTCTGAGCAGGACATCCCTGGTGATCAAGAACACCACGAGGATGGACACAGCCACGTACCGCTGCGAGGTGGCCGCGCCCTCGGACACCAAAACCATCGACGAGATAAACATCCAGCTCACAGTGCAAG TGAAACCCATGACTCCCAGATGCTCTGTGCCTAAAGCTGTCCCTGTTGGCAAGTCAGCCTCTCTTCACTGCCACGAGAACGAGGGTTTCCCCAAGTCCACCTACAGCTGGTACCGCAACAGCGAGCCTCTGTCACCCGACAGCAAATCCAGCAAATCCCACAACTCCTCCTACACCCTGAACCCTGCCACAGGCACTCTG gtTTTCCATGCAGTGCACAAAGGTGACACAGGTCGTTACTCCTGCATAGCAACGAACGATGCTGGCTTTGCCAagtgtgaggagcaggagatggaagtCT ATGACCTCAATATTGGTGGGATAATCGGGGGAGTCCTGGTGGTCCTTGCAGTCCTGGTGCTCATCACTCTTGGGATCTGCTGTGCCTACAGAAGGGGATACTTTGCAAATGGCAAAGAGAGTGGGGAAAG cTACAAGACTCCAGCAAAGCCTGATGGCGTTAACTATATCCGGACAGATGATGAG GGTGACTTCAGACACAAGTCTTCATTTGTCATCTAA